A region of Toxorhynchites rutilus septentrionalis strain SRP chromosome 1, ASM2978413v1, whole genome shotgun sequence DNA encodes the following proteins:
- the LOC129761543 gene encoding uncharacterized protein LOC129761543 — MLAQYLAISALFWPALSTAIVADNGQNSAALVEASVMILLKAFQDPFASSLLSQAATSLEADQLQADLMNDVLVRLGGLIVVRFNAASREMLRRPWVHNVLFVDSYEAFRRLHRDLRVEKYDFSGRYLVVYSGEVNETVVKKIFDDLWTLEIINVVLVGDGVDGVKLWTYVPYSTASCRSVNLVRMPNVEDVVQFYPDKTSNFHGCEFRVGSFETRPYTIMDRSSGARIKMSGFEGDLLDVLKERLNFDATIYEPPNGEQWGYALKQNSTGMMRMIQEEEVDFGISCLGISVARNEILKPGIAHYTTALVLAIPKGRPLTAFEKLFRPFTAIIWWMITTMVVGAVIVISMIECKPVSVRDFVYGRGIRTPYLNLIQVFLGVGMHVLPTRNFSRTLLFLWIYFCLVLRTLYQGSMFKYLQQNANLPPSRTLAEIDQTDAYFYVVESAERYYESFPHRYRRVRHLPQEKDNIIHRLEWMINHPESPDVVQGGLDHIAHHNHLYRKKGGAVDICTEFISTYTITIYYPKKSMLTREFDEQILKIQASGLMFLWINRYGDYNFFGAQDEKSSPRQLSNEHLLVGYEICAVMLTFSGIVFALENVSRRFVRLRNLFEYLK; from the exons ATGCTGGCGCAATACCTTGCAATAAGTGCGCTTTTCTGGCCCGCACTATCGACGGCGATAGTCGCGGATAACGGGCAGAATTCTGCGGCGCTGGTCGAGGCCAGTGTCATGATACTGCTGAAGGCCTTCCAGGATCCATTTGCATCGTCATTGCTTTCCCAGGCGGCTACCTCACTGGAAGCCGATCAATTGCAGGCGGATTTGATGAACGATGTTCTTGTTCGGTTGGGTGGATTGATTGTGGTGAGATTCAATGCGGCTTCCCGCGAGATGTTACGGAGGCCCTGGGTTCACAATGTGTTGTTCGTGGATAGCTATGAAGCGTTTCGTCGGTTGCATCGCGATCTAAGGGTagagaaatatgatttttctggACGTTACCTGGTGGTGTACAGTGGGGAAGTGAACGAAACGGTCGTGAAGAAGATTTTCGACGAtttgtggacgctggaaatcaTCAATGTCGTACTGGTTGGGGACGGAGTTGATGGCGTCAAACTGTGGACATATGTACCTTATTCGACGGCAAGCTGTCGTTCGGTGAACTTGGTCCGGATGCCGAACGTTGAGGATGTAGTGCAATTCTATCCGGATAAAACATCAAATTTCCACGGATGCGAGTTCAGGGTGGGATCATTTGAAACTAGACCCTATACAATCATGGACCGCTCAAGTGGTGCGAGGATTAAAATGAGTGGTTTTGAGGGAGATCTACTGGATGTTTTGAAGGAAAGACTAAACTTCGACGCTACAATCTATGAACCTCCAAATGGGGAACAGTGGGGTTATGCGTTAAAGCAGAACAGCACAGGCATGATGCGTATGATCCAAGAAGAAGAGGTTGATTTCGGGATTTCTTGTCTCGGGATCTCTGTGGCGAGAAACGAGATATTGAAGCCGGGAATCGCTCACTACACGACGGCTTTGGTTCTAGCGATTCCCAAAGGACGCCCCTTAACTGCATTCGAAAAACTATTCCGGCCATTCACCGCAATCATCTGGTGGATGATCACCACAATGGTTGTTGGAGCAGTGATCGTAATTTCGATGATCGAGTGCAAGCCTGTTTCGGTTCGGGATTTCGTTTACGGAAGAGGTATTCGAACACCCTATCTAAACCTGATTCAAGTATTTCTAGGGGTCGGAATGCATGTTCTTCCAACACGGAACTTTTCCAGGACACTTCTATTCCTGTGGATTTATTTCTGTTTGGTGTTGAGGACACTGTACCAAGGATCTATGTTTAAATATTTGCAACAGAACGCCAACCTTCCACCGTCACGAACCCTGGCAGAAATAGATCAAACTGATGCATACTTTTACGTGGTCGAAAGCGCCGAACGTTATTATGAATCGTTTCCGCATCGCTACCGAAG AGTGCGACATCTTCCCCAGGAGAAGGACAACATCATACACCGATTGGAGTGGATGATCAACCACCCGGAAAGTCCCGACGTCGTACAGGGAGGATTGGATCACATAGCTCACCACAACCATCTGTATCGGAAGAAAGGTGGCGCCGTCGATATTTGTACCGAATTTATCTCTACCTACACGATCACAATCTACTACCCGAAGAAATCCATGTTGACACGAGAATTCGACGAGcaaattctgaaaattcaagCGTCCGGGCTGATGTTCTTGTGGATAAATCGATACGGGGACTATAACTTCTTCGGGGCCCAAGATGAGAAGTCCTCTCCCAGGCAGTTGAGTAACGAGCATCTTCTCGTGGGTTATGAGATATGTGCAGTCATGCTGACTTTTAGTGGAATTGTCTTTGCATTGGAGAATGTTTCTAGGAGATTCGTTAGGCTGCGGAACTTGTTCGAGTATCTGAAATGA